From the genome of Deinococcus sp. JMULE3, one region includes:
- a CDS encoding YbbR-like domain-containing protein — protein MSVGERTQDRLQWLRRWLSPRYAWARTTHNLLPKLLALAVSVTLWFVATADRRANVEQGFDVPVTIRDTTGNGQEKRATSNLNPASVRVILSGRPERLRDLQPDSVEAVVDVTDAPEGSFTRSVTVTAPGGTTLQRVTPTRVQGFVDTQVARTLPVTLSVTSPPESSLPRYQVTPGEATVSGAGRVVVGVARLVTSPASLGANTEREVPLVALDGSGLPVAGVTIRPSTVTVRRVDTGELPVKTLRVVLNDPPSALQVTSVSVQPGTVRVVAAPELLGRLREVAGQVTYREGTYTAPVRLNVPAGAQALETVSVRLTVTRRDAP, from the coding sequence GTGAGCGTGGGTGAGCGCACCCAGGACCGGCTGCAGTGGCTGCGGCGCTGGCTGAGCCCCCGCTACGCCTGGGCCAGGACGACGCACAACCTGCTGCCGAAACTGCTGGCACTGGCGGTGTCGGTCACGCTGTGGTTCGTGGCGACCGCCGACCGGCGCGCGAACGTCGAGCAGGGCTTCGACGTGCCGGTCACGATCCGCGACACGACCGGGAACGGGCAGGAGAAACGCGCGACGAGCAACCTGAACCCCGCGTCCGTGCGGGTGATCCTGTCGGGCCGCCCGGAACGCCTGCGGGACCTGCAACCCGACAGCGTCGAGGCGGTCGTGGACGTCACCGACGCGCCGGAGGGCAGTTTCACGCGGTCGGTGACCGTGACCGCGCCGGGCGGGACCACGTTGCAGCGCGTGACGCCCACGCGGGTGCAGGGGTTCGTGGACACGCAGGTGGCGCGCACGCTGCCCGTGACGCTCAGTGTGACCAGTCCGCCGGAGTCGAGCCTGCCGCGCTATCAGGTCACGCCGGGCGAGGCGACCGTGTCCGGCGCGGGGCGCGTGGTGGTGGGCGTGGCGCGACTGGTGACCAGCCCGGCCAGTCTGGGCGCGAACACCGAACGCGAGGTGCCGCTGGTGGCGCTGGACGGCTCGGGGCTGCCGGTGGCGGGCGTGACCATCCGCCCGAGTACCGTCACGGTCCGCCGCGTGGATACCGGGGAGCTGCCGGTCAAGACGCTGCGGGTGGTGCTGAACGATCCGCCGTCCGCACTGCAGGTCACGTCCGTGAGTGTGCAGCCGGGCACGGTGCGGGTGGTGGCGGCGCCGGAACTGCTGGGGCGTCTACGGGAGGTCGCGGGGCAGGTCACGTACCGGGAGGGCACGTACACCGCGCCGGTGCGCCTGAACGTCCCGGCGGGCGCGCAGGCGCTGGAGACCGTGAGCGTGCGTCTGACGGTGACACGCCGGGACGCGCCTTAA